One genomic window of Mycobacteriales bacterium includes the following:
- a CDS encoding ABC transporter permease, giving the protein MATTHVLRIVEREARVYRKLWRGSAFTSFVTPLLYLASIGIGLGGIVDAHNRSVSGLTYLEFVTPGLLAASAVQAASGDSLWPVMAGFKWMGHYNAMISSPASPADVYTGAISWIALRTTLSATAFLAIAAALGGVTSPWAVLAILAAVAGALAFAAPLAAFAVTQETDVAFPVVMRLAVIPLFLFSGTFFPVSQLPGWGQGLVVLSPLWHAVELCRSATTGHAGWPALGHVAALLLCIGVGVYAGRRNFHRRLTP; this is encoded by the coding sequence GTGGCCACCACCCATGTCCTGCGCATCGTGGAGCGCGAGGCCCGCGTCTACCGCAAGCTGTGGCGCGGCTCCGCGTTCACGAGCTTCGTCACGCCGCTGCTCTACCTGGCCTCGATTGGCATCGGGCTCGGCGGCATCGTCGACGCGCACAACCGCTCCGTCTCCGGGCTGACCTACCTGGAGTTCGTCACCCCCGGGCTGCTCGCGGCGAGCGCCGTGCAGGCGGCCTCGGGCGACTCGCTGTGGCCGGTCATGGCCGGCTTCAAGTGGATGGGGCACTACAACGCGATGATCTCCTCGCCGGCGTCGCCGGCCGATGTCTACACCGGCGCGATCAGCTGGATCGCGTTGCGCACGACGCTGTCGGCCACGGCGTTCCTCGCCATCGCCGCGGCGCTGGGCGGGGTCACGTCGCCGTGGGCGGTGCTCGCGATCCTCGCCGCGGTCGCCGGCGCGCTGGCCTTCGCCGCACCGCTTGCCGCTTTCGCGGTGACGCAGGAGACCGACGTGGCGTTCCCCGTCGTCATGCGGCTCGCGGTCATCCCGCTGTTCCTGTTCTCCGGCACGTTCTTCCCGGTCAGCCAGCTGCCCGGCTGGGGCCAGGGGCTCGTCGTGCTCTCGCCGCTCTGGCATGCCGTCGAGCTGTGCCGCTCGGCGACCACCGGTCACGCGGGTTGGCCGGCGCTGGGTCATGTGGCCGCGCTGCTGCTGTGCATCGGTGTCGGCGTCTATGCCGGGCGGCGCAACTTCCACCGGCGGCTCACCCCGTGA
- a CDS encoding ABC transporter permease — MTASDFLSAYVPRAIPGVGHRRFLRVVERNVAVYKRFWPVFLTGFAEPLMFLGSIGIGVGHLVRTVSGPGGEQISYALFVAPGLLATSAMNGAIIDTTFGFFINFKYSHTYDGMLATPMRIADVARGEATWALLRGTVYSTVFLVTMVLLGYVRSPWAVCALPVAVLVGFAFAGAGLACTTWMRSFIDFDFVNLALVPMFLFSAVFFPLSRYPEAVGWLVRITPLYQGVALERGLVLGQLSWQMLGHAAYLAIMGTVGLRIAGRRLRLLLQP, encoded by the coding sequence GTGACCGCCTCCGACTTCCTCTCCGCCTACGTGCCGCGGGCGATCCCCGGTGTGGGGCACCGCCGCTTCCTGCGGGTGGTCGAGCGCAACGTCGCGGTCTACAAGCGGTTCTGGCCGGTCTTCCTCACCGGCTTCGCCGAGCCGCTGATGTTCCTCGGCTCCATCGGCATCGGCGTCGGCCACCTCGTGCGCACGGTCAGCGGCCCGGGCGGGGAGCAGATCTCCTACGCGCTGTTCGTCGCCCCGGGCCTGCTCGCCACCTCGGCGATGAACGGCGCGATCATCGACACGACGTTCGGCTTCTTCATCAACTTCAAGTACTCCCACACGTACGACGGGATGCTCGCCACCCCGATGCGCATCGCCGACGTCGCCCGGGGTGAGGCGACCTGGGCGCTGCTGCGGGGCACGGTCTACTCGACGGTCTTCCTCGTCACGATGGTGCTCCTCGGCTACGTGCGCTCGCCCTGGGCGGTGTGCGCGCTGCCGGTCGCCGTGCTGGTCGGCTTCGCCTTCGCCGGTGCCGGCCTGGCGTGTACGACGTGGATGCGGTCGTTCATCGACTTCGACTTCGTCAACCTCGCCCTGGTGCCGATGTTCCTGTTCTCGGCGGTGTTCTTCCCGCTGTCGCGCTACCCGGAGGCGGTCGGCTGGCTGGTGCGCATCACCCCGCTCTACCAGGGGGTCGCGCTCGAGCGCGGTCTCGTGCTGGGCCAGCTCTCGTGGCAGATGCTCGGCCACGCGGCCTACCTCGCCATCATGGGCACGGTCGGCCTGCGCATCGCCGGTCGCCGCCTGCGCCTGCTGCTGCAACCGTAG
- a CDS encoding enolase C-terminal domain-like protein — protein MPMASSAVPVECVDVSAYTIPTDQPESDGTLQWDSTTMVLVEASAGGRTGIGYSYTHASAADLVSGKLAGVVQGMDAMRVQAAWASMLHELRNFGQTGISMMAVSAVDIALWDLKSRLLDVPLVVAIDAVHEAVPIYGSGGFTSYTNDELAEQLRGWARQGIGQVKMKTGRDPDADHERLRVARQAIGADVDLFVDANGAFTRKQALRWAHIYADAGVRWFEEPVTSDDLAGLHLLRDSGPGGLDIAAGEYGWNLPYFQHMLDAEAVDCLQADVTRCGGITGFLRVGALCDARTIDLSAHCAPQVSAQACTAIWHLRHLEYFHDHVRIEHMAFDGCLSPEGGALRPDRSRPGLGLDLKRADLEQWRVR, from the coding sequence ATGCCGATGGCCAGCAGTGCCGTGCCCGTCGAGTGCGTCGACGTGAGCGCCTACACGATCCCGACCGATCAGCCGGAGTCCGACGGCACGCTCCAGTGGGACTCGACGACGATGGTCCTCGTCGAGGCGAGCGCGGGAGGCCGCACCGGGATCGGCTACTCCTACACGCACGCCTCGGCCGCGGACCTCGTCAGCGGCAAGCTCGCCGGGGTCGTGCAGGGCATGGACGCCATGCGCGTGCAGGCGGCGTGGGCGAGCATGCTGCACGAGCTGCGCAACTTCGGCCAGACCGGCATCTCGATGATGGCGGTCTCCGCCGTCGACATCGCCCTGTGGGATCTCAAGTCGCGGCTGCTCGACGTGCCGCTCGTGGTCGCCATCGACGCGGTGCACGAGGCGGTCCCGATCTACGGCAGCGGCGGCTTCACGTCGTACACCAACGACGAGCTCGCCGAGCAGCTGCGCGGCTGGGCCCGGCAGGGCATCGGCCAGGTGAAGATGAAGACCGGCCGCGACCCCGACGCCGACCACGAGCGGCTGCGCGTCGCACGGCAGGCGATCGGGGCCGACGTCGACCTCTTCGTCGACGCGAACGGCGCGTTCACCCGCAAGCAGGCGCTGCGCTGGGCGCATATCTACGCCGACGCGGGCGTGCGTTGGTTCGAGGAGCCGGTCACCTCCGACGACCTCGCGGGTCTGCACCTGCTGCGCGACAGCGGGCCCGGTGGGCTCGACATCGCGGCCGGGGAGTACGGCTGGAACCTGCCCTACTTCCAGCACATGCTCGATGCCGAGGCGGTCGACTGCCTGCAGGCCGACGTGACGCGGTGCGGCGGCATCACCGGCTTCCTGCGCGTCGGGGCGCTCTGCGACGCTCGCACGATCGATCTGTCGGCACACTGCGCGCCGCAGGTCAGCGCGCAGGCGTGCACGGCGATCTGGCACCTGCGCCACCTGGAGTACTTCCACGACCACGTGCGGATCGAGCACATGGCGTTCGACGGTTGCCTGTCGCCGGAGGGTGGCGCGCTGCGGCCCGACCGAAGCCGGCCGGGCCTGGGTCTCGACCTCAAGCGCGCGGATCTCGAGCAGTGGCGGGTGCGATGA
- a CDS encoding phosphatase PAP2 family protein: MAVARPGAPVVAVPARRSRRALALLLLRDAAVVLTAFGAYFGVRALTHADADDALRHAQSIVHVERALGLFHEGTLQDAITDNHVLVTVLNWIYVWGHWPVIIAVMVWLAINHRRWFRVTRNALFVSFALGLVFFIWFPVAPPRLAGLGLVDTVSLHSAAYHVLQPPNLVDKYAAMPSFHLGWDLLMGLAVFLCARWRPLRLVGLLMPLAMFTSIVLTANHYFLDGLVGAALVLLSLFVGVRIERRWGGATGQPAT, from the coding sequence ATGGCGGTCGCACGTCCGGGGGCACCCGTCGTGGCCGTCCCGGCCCGGCGCAGCCGGCGCGCCCTCGCCCTCCTGCTGCTGCGCGACGCGGCCGTCGTGCTCACGGCCTTCGGCGCCTACTTCGGCGTCCGCGCCCTCACGCACGCCGACGCCGACGACGCGCTGCGGCACGCGCAGTCGATCGTTCACGTCGAGCGGGCGCTGGGCCTCTTCCACGAGGGCACGCTGCAGGACGCGATCACCGACAACCACGTGCTGGTGACGGTCCTCAACTGGATCTACGTGTGGGGACACTGGCCGGTGATCATCGCGGTGATGGTGTGGCTGGCGATCAACCACCGCCGCTGGTTCCGCGTCACCCGCAACGCGCTGTTCGTGTCGTTCGCGCTCGGCCTGGTGTTCTTCATCTGGTTCCCGGTGGCGCCGCCGCGCCTGGCCGGCCTCGGCCTCGTCGACACGGTGAGCCTGCACTCCGCCGCGTACCACGTGCTGCAGCCGCCGAACCTCGTCGACAAGTACGCCGCGATGCCGAGCTTCCACCTCGGCTGGGACCTGCTGATGGGGCTGGCGGTGTTCCTCTGTGCGCGGTGGCGACCGTTGCGGCTGGTCGGGCTGCTCATGCCGCTGGCAATGTTCACCTCGATCGTGCTGACCGCCAACCACTACTTCCTCGACGGGCTGGTCGGCGCCGCGCTCGTGCTGCTGAGCCTGTTCGTCGGCGTACGCATCGAACGTCGCTGGGGCGGCGCTACGGGTCAGCCCGCGACGTAG
- a CDS encoding nitronate monooxygenase, whose translation MLQTWLTDTFSLDVPLVGAPMAGVAGGRLAAAVSAAGALGMVGVGSTTPLEWIGGQAEQAAGTGRPFGIGLMGWALEHVPAQVDAVLAARPRLVSVSFGALQPWVSRLHEAGVVVATQVGDATEAVQAQDAGVDIVVARGSEGGGHGRDAVATLPLLAAVLDAVQVPVLAAGGVTSPRAFAAVLAAGATGAWVGTALLATDEAINDPAARDRAVAARETDTVYTRVFDVAQKIPWPAQFGGRALRNDFTERWAGHEDELAATDEAGVALLAARKASDFSTANVYAGQGVAAVRRRGPAADVVRELAEGAEALLRRW comes from the coding sequence ATGCTGCAGACCTGGTTGACCGACACGTTCTCCCTCGATGTGCCGCTGGTCGGCGCCCCGATGGCAGGCGTCGCGGGCGGCCGGCTGGCGGCGGCCGTCAGCGCGGCCGGCGCTCTCGGCATGGTGGGTGTCGGCAGCACAACTCCGCTGGAGTGGATCGGCGGTCAGGCGGAGCAGGCCGCCGGCACCGGACGGCCGTTCGGCATCGGGCTGATGGGCTGGGCCCTCGAACACGTGCCCGCGCAGGTCGACGCGGTGCTCGCCGCCCGCCCGAGGTTGGTCTCGGTCAGCTTCGGCGCCCTGCAGCCGTGGGTCTCCCGGTTGCACGAGGCCGGCGTGGTCGTCGCGACCCAGGTCGGCGACGCGACCGAAGCGGTGCAGGCGCAGGACGCCGGCGTCGACATCGTGGTGGCCCGCGGCAGCGAGGGAGGCGGGCACGGGCGCGACGCCGTGGCGACGCTGCCGCTGCTCGCGGCCGTGCTCGACGCGGTGCAGGTGCCGGTGCTCGCCGCCGGAGGAGTCACCTCTCCGCGGGCGTTCGCCGCGGTGCTCGCCGCCGGCGCCACCGGCGCGTGGGTCGGCACCGCGCTGCTCGCCACCGACGAGGCGATCAACGACCCGGCCGCCCGCGACCGAGCGGTCGCGGCGCGCGAGACCGACACCGTTTACACCCGGGTCTTCGACGTGGCGCAGAAGATCCCGTGGCCGGCGCAGTTCGGCGGCCGCGCCCTGCGCAACGACTTCACCGAGCGCTGGGCCGGCCACGAGGACGAGCTGGCCGCCACCGACGAGGCCGGCGTGGCGCTGCTGGCGGCGCGCAAGGCGAGCGACTTCTCGACCGCGAACGTCTACGCCGGCCAGGGGGTCGCCGCCGTACGCCGCAGGGGGCCGGCCGCCGACGTCGTACGCGAGCTCGCCGAAGGCGCGGAGGCGCTGCTGCGCCGCTGGTGA